The genomic region TTTCTTTATAAGTACCCACTACCATAAAATTTATGCCACTTATTTTAAGGTATGTACCCAATACTTCTTCGTCTTCATCATATAAATCTTGACGAATACCATCCCCGATGACCACTACTTTTCGTTTTTTTTCAATATCGTTATAATTAAAAAAGCGACCATGAGCTACATAAATAGGGTTTTGCTCAATGATTTCTGGGTAATCACCGAATATTCTATATTGTCCGCTTTCAATGCCCCTGATTACATTATCGCCTTCTGATCTTCTAAGACTGTTTCTAGGGGAAATTATACGTAATTCAGGAACATTTCTACGGATCAGCTCAACATCGCCCAATTTAAAATTGAAATCCCTACCTTCCGGAAGCCCCTGATAAGCCATTGTCGTGGTTTCTGTCCACATAAACATAGTATTTGTGGCCACACCATTAAAGTCTTGTCGAATACCATTTTCAAGCCCTTTTCCCGCAGCCAATAAAATAATCAAAATAAAAATACCCCAACCCACACCGAATGCAGTAGCAACCGTTCTTAGCATGTTGCTAGAGAGCACTTCCAATATTTCTTTCCAACGATCTTTGCTAAACATGCTTTATTCTATTTTTACACTGGCTTACTACAAAACCATAAATATATTATTCATCCCGTAAGGCTTCGATTACCTGAACCTTAACAGCCTTCCATGCAGGAAAAAAACCCGCCAGAGCACCTACTACAATGAGTAAAATAACAGTAGAAAAAGCCACATTGAAGTTTACCGATGGATTTAGGACATAATCTACCTCTACATGCGGGCCTACAAGTTCTAAAAGCCCCATACTGAATATTAGTCCCGCAAAACCCGCGATTGCGGTTACAAAAATCGCCTCATGCATTATCATAACTATAATTGACCATGGTTTGGCACCTAGAGCTTTTCGTATGCCTATTTCGCGTGTGCGTTCTTTTACAACGATCAACATGATGTTACTAACACTCACTACACCTGCGATTATCGTCAAGAGACCAACAACCCAAAAAAAGAGTTTGATTCCCCCTATTAATGCATAGTAGCGTTTGGCTTCTTGGATAGGGTTCCAAATACGAATGGCACGCTCGTCCTCGGGAGATACATTGTGTTTTTGCTTAAGATACCGCATTAACTGATCGGTGAAAACAGTATTGTTGGCTACCATTTCATCAAAAGATTCTAGCTCGGGCAGCATAAAATTCATATTATTGATTCTATCTGCCCCATTAAAGGTTAATTGTGCCGTTGTTATCGGTACGAAGATACGCTCCTCCTCTCCTTCGTTCTCGCCATATTCGCCAAAGACCCCAACGACCTTGAAACCAGCACCCGATATCGTCAAATACTCCCCTATCGGAGTTTCGATATCCCCAAATACTTCTCTTTTGATTTTATTGCTAATGACCGCAACTTTGGCATTTTGCCGTACGTCAGTTTCGTTAATATATCTACCTTCCGATAAAAATTCGTTTTCTATTGTTTGTAAATCCCCATTTGTACCAGCTAAATTATATACCAACAAATCATTTTTATAAACCACTTGTACATCCCTTGGAAAAAACAAAACCGATGCCTTTTCAAAATCGGTATTCATTGATGTTGTAATGGTCTCAAAATCCCCATTACGAAGTTGTATTTGCCGACCCGGATTAAGACCTTTGTACTCTACGGTGGTTCTCCTTGGCCAAACCCATAAACTAGTCGCAGCGTCCTCTTTAAATTCGGCAGCTATGCCATTTCTCATTCCCTGACCAAAACCCAATAAAATTACAAGTATAAATATTCCGGAAGCTACGGAAAGACCGGTAAGGAAAGTGCGAAGTTTATTTTTTCGAATGGTATCGAAGATTTCCTGCCATCTCTCGATATCGAACATATGGTGATTGTTTAGTGATTGATTGATGTATAGCGCATACTATATAATAGTAGACTACACCAACGGCAAATCTGTTACACTATATATCTTAAAATAATGTTAAAAAATTAGTTTCTCATTTTTCTATAGATAAAATAAAACAGTCCGGCCACAAGAATATATGGGATTGCCATTAGATAAACAATACCGTTATTGATGCCTTCAGCAGTTTTACCGCCTTCCTCGCTTTCCAGTACAGCACGGCACATAGCGCACTGTGCCTCTACCGACTGGGAGAAAAGCAAAACAAGCAACACAACAAATAAAATCTTTTTCATTTCTTAAACTACTTAGCCCAACGATCGCAAAGACGTGTATCAATTTGCATAATAGGGTGAAATCATGATGTAGACCACTACCCCGGTTATGGCAACATACAACCAAATGGGAAACGTGATCTTGGCCAATTTTCTATGACTCTCAAATTTCTTTAAATACGCCCTCGCATATGTTTTTAGAACCAAGGGAATAATGGCTATCGATAAAAAAATATGACTGATCAATATAAAATAGTACACATATCTTATGATTCCTTCTCCTCCAAAAGCGGTGGACTCCGATGTCATGTGATAGCCGATATACATTAATAAAAAAAGCAAGGACAATGCAATACACGTTGTCATCAATTTTTGATGTAGTTCCCGCTTTCCGTTTTTTATCGCCCAAACCGCCACTATCAATAAAACGGCCGTTAAACCATTTATGGACGCGTATATGGGGGGGAGAAAACTCAAAGGCTCTACGTTCGGTATTTTTACTCGAAACAAAAGTGCCACGACAACTGGTACTATTATTGACACAATAGTTATAAGTGTATTGAATTTTTTCTCCTTTGCAGCAATGGTATCCATAATTATTCCTCCAATAATTTTTTGATATCCTGCTTTAAAATGGATATCTGTTCTTTCTCACCGTCCTTGTTTACCCCTTTTTCCTCAGCGACCATTCCCCGATAATAAATTATGGGGTTACCAAACTTGTCTTTGCGTGAACGTATATAACCTTGTTTATCAACCAAAGCGAACATTCCCGAATGCTCAAACCCGCCGGCAACTTTATCATTTTCTTCGGCGCCCAAATAAAAGCCATTATTTGCTAAATTATATACAGCCTCTCTATCCCCGGTAAGCAAATGCCAATCCAAATCTGTAATCCCATACTTTTCGGCATACTCTTTTAACACCTTTGGCGTATCGTATCTTGGATTAATGGTAAATGAAGCTACTCCGAACGCATCGGAATCCTTGAATTCGTCTTGAATACTTATTAGATTATCGGTCATAATAGGACATATGGTGGGGCAGGTGGTAAAAAAGAACTCTACTACATAAACCTTGCCCAAATAATCTGCGTTTGATATCACCAAACTATCTTGGTTGATAAACTCAAAAGCCGGGACCTTTCTCTTGTTGCCTTTGCTATCTTTTACATATTCAAGATAAATGGGGCTTGCGGTACCGCTCATTCGGTCGCTTTCGACAATAGTGCCTTGTTTTATCCTGTTGATAATCCTTGGTATAAAAATGATTCCAAAAACCAATATTATCAATGATACCCAAACATATGTATATTTTTTATTCATATTATTTTTTTCGGTCAGATGTATTCTTTTTGAGTGCCAAACGATACTCGGCCAAAATGATTTTTACATCATCTTCCATTTTATTGTTGAGTTCAGCTACTGACGTGGTATTGAACCCATATTTTAACCCTTCGTCTTCATCATCTGACCTACCCCTCAAGTTATTATCCTTATCAATTATAAACACGTAAGGGGTACCAAGGTTTTCATCTAAGGTAATATTGGACTCTAAACCCGAAAATAGGGTTCTTATGTTTTGTTCGTCACTATGAACAAATTTCCATTTTTTCACATCGGCCAGTTCGCCTAGCTCTGCTTTGAGTTTCTCGACTTCTGACTCGGTCCCGTGCGGCATGACCATCACAAATTGAAAGTCCTTGAACTCGTAAAAACGTTTGTATATTTTTTGATTTAAATTAAAGGCATTACCCTTTTTCTGGCCCACGTCATTTCCCAAAAAACCCAAAACGGT from Costertonia aggregata harbors:
- a CDS encoding ABC transporter permease encodes the protein MFDIERWQEIFDTIRKNKLRTFLTGLSVASGIFILVILLGFGQGMRNGIAAEFKEDAATSLWVWPRRTTVEYKGLNPGRQIQLRNGDFETITTSMNTDFEKASVLFFPRDVQVVYKNDLLVYNLAGTNGDLQTIENEFLSEGRYINETDVRQNAKVAVISNKIKREVFGDIETPIGEYLTISGAGFKVVGVFGEYGENEGEEERIFVPITTAQLTFNGADRINNMNFMLPELESFDEMVANNTVFTDQLMRYLKQKHNVSPEDERAIRIWNPIQEAKRYYALIGGIKLFFWVVGLLTIIAGVVSVSNIMLIVVKERTREIGIRKALGAKPWSIIVMIMHEAIFVTAIAGFAGLIFSMGLLELVGPHVEVDYVLNPSVNFNVAFSTVILLIVVGALAGFFPAWKAVKVQVIEALRDE
- a CDS encoding DUF420 domain-containing protein, which translates into the protein MDTIAAKEKKFNTLITIVSIIVPVVVALLFRVKIPNVEPLSFLPPIYASINGLTAVLLIVAVWAIKNGKRELHQKLMTTCIALSLLFLLMYIGYHMTSESTAFGGEGIIRYVYYFILISHIFLSIAIIPLVLKTYARAYLKKFESHRKLAKITFPIWLYVAITGVVVYIMISPYYAN
- a CDS encoding SCO family protein, with product MNKKYTYVWVSLIILVFGIIFIPRIINRIKQGTIVESDRMSGTASPIYLEYVKDSKGNKRKVPAFEFINQDSLVISNADYLGKVYVVEFFFTTCPTICPIMTDNLISIQDEFKDSDAFGVASFTINPRYDTPKVLKEYAEKYGITDLDWHLLTGDREAVYNLANNGFYLGAEENDKVAGGFEHSGMFALVDKQGYIRSRKDKFGNPIIYYRGMVAEEKGVNKDGEKEQISILKQDIKKLLEE
- a CDS encoding thioredoxin domain-containing protein, with translation MKKTFVLVVLFVMPIVVYLFFASGVTNFGKLAIVTKNVPDISLLDAGQTFKEKITVLGFLGNDVGQKKGNAFNLNQKIYKRFYEFKDFQFVMVMPHGTESEVEKLKAELGELADVKKWKFVHSDEQNIRTLFSGLESNITLDENLGTPYVFIIDKDNNLRGRSDDEDEGLKYGFNTTSVAELNNKMEDDVKIILAEYRLALKKNTSDRKK